From Piscinibacter gummiphilus:
CGACGAGACGCATGCCCACAGCAATGAGATCCTGAACATCTGGGAGTCGACCGGTGCACAGGTCTACTACCAGCAGGACAAGGACTGGTTCTACCGCGCCGAAGAGCGCCGCTGGATCACGCTGAACGACAACAGCGGCTGGCGTCGCATCGAGCGCGTGGTCAAGCGCATCGTGCGTTCGGAACTCCACGTCGCGTAACGCAACCCGCCCCGGGCCACCGACCCGGGGCGTTCACGAATCTTCTGCGAACGGCGAACTGCTCACAGGCAGAGGTTCGGGCAAAGCCCTGCCTCGCCGGTGTGTCGCTGCCGGAGTGATCTGTCGTGGCGGCACATGCCGCACGCCGGTCGCAGGGGAAATAGGCCATCGAATCGGTCGCACTGCGCCGGGTTCGACCCCCGGGTGGCCTGCCAACTGGATAGCTCAGTCGGGTAGAGCAGCACATTTCCAATGTGTGGGTCGCGGGTTCGACTCCCGTTCCAAAACTCCAGAAACCGGTCGCAAGACCACCGCCGAACGTGGGGCCGCAAGGCCTCATCAGCGGCGGCAGCCCGCACGTGGGGCACGCGGGGTTCGCGTGCACGGCAAGCCGAGGCGCTCGACTGGGAGGCGAGCACCGACGCGCACCGTGTCACCCGGGCCCAGGCATCCACCGTCCGCTGCCGTCCCTGTAACGGCACCCTATTCAAAAACACACGCAAGACTAAAAGGAGAACACCCATGGAATTCAAGCGTGTCACTGTCAAGAAGAACGAGCGCGGCCTCCTGCTGCGCAATGGCGATTTCGAGCGCGTGCTGCAACCGGGCACGCACTGGCTCGCGTCCGGCCTCGACCGTCTTCGCGTCGAGACCTTCTCGATCGAACAACCGGCCTTCACCCACCCGCTGTCCGACTACCTGCTGGCGAAGGAGCCCGAGGTGGTCGAGGCGGAGTTCGTGCGCGTCGAACTCACTGAAACGCAGGTCGGCCTGCGCTCGGAGAATGGCGTGCTGGTCGAGGTGCTGGCGCCGGCGACCCGGCTCCTGTACTGGAAGGGCCTCACCGACGTGGACGTGGAGGTGATCGACATCACCGACACCGCCGAGCTGCCGGCCGCCCTGGTGCAGCGCCTCACGCAAACGCAGTTGCGATCGCGTGCGGTCGCCGGCCTCACCGGCGTGCTCACCGTGCAGGTGCCCGAACACGCCGTGGGCGTGCTGACCGTCGACGGCAAGGTCGAGCGCCTGCTGCCGCCGGGCCCGCATGGTTTCTGGAAGTTCAACCGCACGATCTCGGTCGAGCTGGTCGACCTGCGGCTGCAGGCCCTCGACGTCACCGGCCAGGAAATCCTGACCCGCGACAAGGTGGGCCTGCGCCTGAACCTGTCGGCGACTTGGCGTTACGCCAACGCCGATGCGGTGCTGACCGCCTACACCCAGCTCGCCAAGCCCGCGGAGCACCTGTACCGCGAGCTGCAGTTCGGCCTGCGCGCGGCCGTCGGCACGCGCACGCTAGATGAGCTGCTGGAGAACAAGTCGGTGATCGACGAGGTCGTCTCGGCCCACGTGCGCGCCAAGCTCTCGGTCTACGGGCTCGAGATCGACGGCGTGGGCGTGAAGGACATCGTGCTGCCGGGCGAGATGAAGACCATCCTCGCCCAGGTGGTTGAGGCCGGCAAGGCGGCCGAGGCCAACGTGATCCGCCGCCGCGAGGAAACCGCGGCCACGCGCTCCCTGCTCAACACGGCCAAGGTGATGGAGGACAACCCCACCGCCCTGCGCCTGAAGGAGCTCGAGACGCTGGAACGCGTGGCCGAGCGCATCGACAAGATCTCGGTGTTCGGAGGCCTGGACCAGGTGCTGAACGGCCTGGTGAAGCTCCGCTGAACCGCACCTGCCTCTGAGAGATCAGAGGCAGGTGCTACAAGGAATACACATCATGGAAGAACCCACTCACATCCACGAAGACGTCCCCGGCGGCGTGCCGCTGAAGATGTGGACGCACGGCGTGCCCGTCGAAGACGAAGCCAAGCGCCAGCTCTCGAATGCGGCCCGCCTGCCCATCGTCTTCAAGCACATCGCCGCCATGCCCGACGTGCACCTGGGCATCGGTGCGACCGTCGGCTCGGTGATCCCGACCGTCAAGGCGATCATTCCGGCCGCCGTCGGTGTCGACATCGGCTGCGGCATGATCGCCTGCAAGACCACGCTCACCGCCGAAGACCTGCCCGACAACCTGGGCCCGCTGCGCTCGGCCATCGAGCGCGCCGTGCCGCACGGTCGTCAACCTGGATCGCGCGACCCCGGCGCGTGGCAGAAGCCGCCCGGCTCGGTGAACACCGCCTGGGCGCAGCTCGAGCCCGAATTCACCGAGCTCTGCCGCGACTACCCAAAGATCGCCAAGACCAACCACATCCAGCACCTGGGCACGCTCGGCACCGGCAACCACTTCATCGAGGTCTGCCTCGACGAGCAGAAGTTCGTCTGGTTCATGCTGCACTCGGGCTCGCGCGGCGTGGGCAACTTCATCGGCACGATGTTCATCGAGCTGGCGAAGCAAGACGCCATGCGCCACCAGGCCAACCTGCCCGACCGCGACCTCGCCTACTTCGAGGAAGGCAGCCGCTACTTCGGCGACTACGTGCGGGCGGTGGGCTGGGCGCAGAAGTTCGCCGCGATCAACCGCGAGGTGATGATGAAGCGCGTGATCGAAGCCGCGAAGACGGTGATCCGCAAGAACTTCCAGTCGCACATCGAGGCAGTGAACTGCCACCACAACTACGTGCAGAAGGAACGCCACTTCGGCGAAGACGTGTACGTCACCCGCAAGGGCGCGGTGAGCGCGAAAGCCGGCCAGCTGGGCATCATCCCCGGCAGCATGGGCGCGCGCAGCTACATCGTGCGCGGCAAGGGCAACGCCGACTCGTTCGAGAGCTGCTCGCACGGCGCCGGCCGTGTGATGAGCCGTGGCGAGGCCAAGCGCCGCTTCACGCTGGCCGACCACCGCAGCGCGACCGAAGGGGTCGAATGCCGCAAGGACAAGGACGTCATCGACGAGACGCCCGCGGCCTACAAGGACATCGACGCCGTGATGGAAGCGCAGCGCGAGCTGGTCGACGTGGTGCACACGCTGAAGCAGGTGGTGTGCGTGAAGGGCTGAGCCCTGCGGGGGACAAGGTCCGGGGGTCTTGCGAAGGCGGGTAAGCTCGCGCGCGACATGCACGCCCGCCCTGCCCGCCCCCTGCGCCACCGGCTGATCCTGCTGGCCGCGGTGGGCCTGCTGCCGGTGTCGCTGCTCGGCGCCTGGGGCATCTGGAACGCCATCCAGACGCAGCGGCAGAACCTCGAACGCTCCACGCTCGAGCTGTCGCGCGCGCTGGCGAGTGCGGTGGAGTCGGAGATCGACGCCACGCTGCGCTCGCTGGCCGCGATGGCGCGCTCGCGGCCGCTGGCCGAGGGCAATGTCGCCGCGTTCTACGAAGTCGCCCAGAGCGAGGCGGCGGCCCGCCCCGCGTGGGCGGCGGTCGTGCTCACCAACGGGCAGGGTGAGGTGCTCTTCAACACGGGCGAGGCTTACGGCAGCCGCGAGCTGAGAGTGGTCGACCCGCAGAGCCTCGCGCAGGTCATCCGCACGGGCCAGCCCGTGGTGGGGGCCCTCACCTTCGGACCGCGCCAGTCGGGCGCGTTTGCCGTGCGCTGGCCCATCGTGGTCAACGGCCAGCTCGGCTACGTGCTCACGGCGGCCGTGAGGCCCGAGCCCATCCTCGACGTGCTGCAGAAACAGAGCGTGCCGCCGGGGTGGGTGATCGCGGTGTTCGACAGCGCGCAGAACCGCGTCGCACGCACACGCGAACACCAGAGCCGCGGGCCCTCGCCTTCGCTCAAGGCCCTGCTCGCGCGCGAGGTCAGCAGCGGCAGCGGCCTCACCCAATCGCTCGAAGGCGATGACGTCTACACCGGCTTCACCCGGCTGCGCGACCTGGGCTGGACAGTCGCAGTCGGTGCGCCCACCGCAGGGCCCGACCAGGCCCTGGCCACGAGCCTCGCCTGGTACGTGGCAGGCGCGCTGGCCACGGTGCTGCTGTGCATGGCGCTCGCTCGGCGCATTGCCGACCGCATCACCGAAGACATCCACGCCGTGCGCGACAGCGCCGTGCTGCTGGGCGAAGGCCAGCCCGTCGCCGAAACGCACAGCGAGATCGACGAGATCGACCAGATGGCCCGCGCGCTGCGACAGGCCTCGCAACGCCTGAGCGAGACCACCGAGTCGATGCGCCAGGCGCTGAGCCAGGCCACGGCCGCCGCCCAGGCGAAGGACCAGTTCCTCGCAGTGCTGGGCCATGAGCTGCGCAACCCGCTCGCCCCCATGCTCACCGCGCTGCACCTGCTCAACCGCAAGTGCGACGAGAGCACGTCGCGCGAGCGCGAGATCATGGGCCGGCAGGTGGCCCACATGCGCCGCCTGGTCGACGACCTGCTCGACGTCTCGCGCATCACGCGCGGCAAGCTCGAGATCCGCCGCGAACCGGTCAACCTCTTCAGCGTGGTCGAGCGGGCCGTCGAGGCGGTGCAGCCGGCGGTGGAGGCCAGGCACAGCCGCGGAGTCTTCGTCGAGCTGCCGTCACGCCCGCTGTGGGTGGAAGGCGACGAAACCCGCCTCGTGCAAGCCGTGACGAACCTGTTGACGAACGCCTTGCGCTTCGGCGGCGAGAGCACGATTGCACTCTCGGTGAGCCTGGACGAGATGCACCGGCGCGCACGCCTGTGCGTGGAAGACCAAGGCGAAGGCATGCAGGCCGAAACGCTAGAGCGTGTGTTCGAGCCTTTCTATCAAGCACCGCAGACCTCGGAGCGCGCCACCGGCGGGCTGGGCCTGGGGCTTGCGATCGTGCGCAACATCGTGCAGCTGCACGGCGGTGAGGTGAAAGCCCACAGCGAAGGCCTGCAGCGAGGCAGCCGCTTCACCATCGAGCTGCCGACGATCGAGCCGCCGCTGTCGGCCGACACCGCGCCGCAGCGTGTCGCCACTCATGGCGCCGGGCGTGTGCTCGTGGTCGACGACAACACCGATGCGCTCGACACCGCCGCCGAGTTGCTGCGCGACGCCGGCCACGAAGTGCAGACCGCGGGGCACCCGCGCGAAGCGCTGGCCGCGTTTGCGAGCCTGCAGCCCGAGGTGGTGGTGCTCGACATCGGTCTGCCCGAGATGGACGGCTACCAGCTCGCGCAGGCCCTGCGCAATGCAAGCCCCGATTGGCGCGGCCGCTTCATCGCGTTGACGGGCTATGGCCAGGAGCCCGACAAGGCCCGCGCCGCGGCAGCCGGGTTTTCGGTGCACCTCACCAAGCCGGCCGATCCTTCGGCCCTGCTGCATTCGGTCGACATGCTGCTCGCCAGGCCGGCCACCGGCGTGTGAGCACGCCGAAGTGCGTTCAGCCCCCGCGCAGGTAGTGAACCATCGTGTACAGCGCCGACACGCTCAGGCCCAGCACGACGCAGGTCACAGCCATCAGCCGAGCCATGCTGGCACCCTGCGGTCGCTGCCGGCGGTGCGCTGACCCAGACACCTGCTGCAGACTGCCGAAGCCCGACAGCGAGGAATACCCGGTGGAGCGTCCAAAGTCGGTGGGCCGCTCGTCGGACGGCTCATGTGCCCAGTCGAAGACCTGGGTCGGCTTGAAATCGGGAGGGCGGCGCATGGTGAAATTCTGTAACTCCACCGCGGAGCTCTCAACACCGCGCCTGCGGGGACGGCACCCGCCGGACCGAGGGGGGGAAGGGGGCGTGAGATGAGCTCCGCTCCGGGTCAACCCGGAACGTCCATCGAATGCTGGTCGGCCCGCATCCGAGGGCGTGTGCAAGGTGTCGGCTACCGCGACAGCTGCGCACGCGAGGCCGACAGGCTGGGCGTGAAGGGGTGGGTGCGCAACCGGCTCGATGGTTCCGTCGAAGTGCTCATGCTGGGGTCACCCGCACAACTGCGGAACCTGGCGGAATGGCTGCACCGCGGGCCGCCCGCAGCGCGCGTCGACGAGGTCAGCGTGACGCCGCTCCCGCCACCGTTTCCCGACTGCGAGCGCTTCGAACGCAAGCCCACCGCGTGAGGCGGCACCTGCGCAGCGGCTGCGCCAAAGGTCGGGTCTACAGGCGAACGCGGCCGGCTTACTCGACCGTAACGCTCTTCGCCAGGTTGCGAGGCTTGTCCACGTCAGTCCCGCGCGCACACGCCGTGTGATACGCCAGCAGCTGCAGCGGCACCACGTGCAGGATCGGTGACAGCACGCCGTAGTGCTCGGGCATGCGGATCACGAGCAGGCCCTCGCCGCTTTCGATGTGCGTGTCGGCATCGGCGAAGACGAAGAGCTCGCCGCCACGCGCGCGCACTTCCTGCAGGTTGCTCTTGAGCTTCTCGAGCAGCGCATCGTTGGGCGCGACCGTGACCACCGGCATCTCGGCGGTCACCAGCGCCAGTGGCCCGTGCTTCAGCTCGCCCGCCGGGTAGGCCTCGGCGTGGATGTAGCTGATCTCCTTCAGCTTGAGTGCGCCTTCGAGCGCGATGGGGTAGTGCAGGCCGCGGCCGAGGAAGAGTGCGTTTTCCTTGCGGGCAAAGATCTCCGACCAGGCGATGACCTGCGGTTCCAGCGCCAGCACCGCCTGCACGGCCACCGGCAGGTGCCTCAGCGCCTTGAGGTGCGCCAGCTCCTGCTGCTCGCTCAGGTGCCCACGCACTTGCGCGAGGGCGAGCGTCAGCAGAAAGAGGCCGACGAGCTGCGTGCTGAAAGCCTTGGTCGACGCGACACCGATCTCGGCGCCGGCGCGGGTGATGTAGGCCAGCTCGCATTCGCGCACCATCGCGCTGGTCGCCACGTTGCAGATGGTCAGCGTGTGCTTCATGCCGAGGCTGCGCGCATGCTTGAGCGCGGCGAGCGTGTCGGCGGTCTCACCGCTCTGCGTGATGGTGACGACGAGCGTGCGCGGGTTGGGCACGCTGTCGCGGTAGCGGTATTCGCTGGCGATCTCGACGCTGGTGGGAATCTTCGCGATGCTCTCCAGCCAGTACTTGGCGACCGAGCCGCTGTAGTAGCTGGTGCCGCAGGCGAGGATGAGCACGCTGTCGACATCCTTGAACACCCGGTAGGCCCCGTCGCCGAAGAGTTCTGGCGTGATGGCTTCCACCGCGTCGAGCGTGTCGGCAATGGCGCGCGGCTGCTCGAAGATCTCTTTCTGCATGTAGTGGCGATAGGGCCCGAGCTCGGCCGCGCCGGTGTGCACGTGCACCGTGCGCACCTCGCGCTCGACGGTCTTGAACATCACGCCACCATGCGAGCGCGCGGTGATCCACACCTTGCCGAGCTGCAGGTCGACCACGTCGCCTTCTTCGAGGTAGGCGATCTGGTCGGTGACGCCCGCCAGCGCCATGGCGTCGGAGGCGAGGAAGAAATCGCCCTTGCGCTCACCAACACCGACGCCCAGCACCAGCGGCGAACCTTCGCGCGCGCCGATCACCCGGTGCGGCTCGTCGCGGCAGAACACCGCGATCGCATACGCACCGCGCAGGCGAAGCGTGGCCTGCTGCACGGCAGCGAGCAGGTCGCCTTCGTAGAGGTGGTCGACGAGGTGGGCGATGACCTCGGTGTCGGTCTGGCTGTCGAACACGTAGCCGCGCGTCTTGAGTTCGTTGCGCAGCTCGTCGTGGTTTTCGATGATGCCGTTGTGGACGAGGGCGATGCGGCCGACGGCCGTGACGCCGCTCTGGTCGGTGCCCTGCTTGTTTTGCGGGCCGGGCGAGAAATGAGGGTGCGCGTTGTGCTCGGCGGGCGCGCCGTGGGTGGCCCAGCGGGTGTGGGCGATGCCGGTGCCGCTGTCGATCTTGTCTTCGGCCACGCGCGCGTCGAGCTCGGCGACACGAGCGGTACTGCGCGCGCGCCTCAGCTCGCCGCCCTGGTGCACGGCCACGCCGCAGGAGTCATAGCCCCGGTACTCCAGCCGTTTCAGGCCCTCGATGAGGATGGGGACGATGTTCTTGGTGCTGACGGCGCCGACGATGCCACACATGGTGCGCTTCCGAAAAGAATGAGATGGCTGGAATGGTAGGAAGGTGCTGTTGGCCGTTGCTTGCGATTTTCACGCATCAACGAAATAATCTTCCGCACCCATTCGAAGTTGAATCATGATTCCATTCTCTTCTTTCAGATGAAAGAAACTGTCTCTCTCGACGAGACCGATGTGCGGCTGTTGGAACTGCTGCAGCGTGACGCCTCCTTGTCCAACCAGGACCTGGCCGCCGCCGCCCACACGTCGCCGGCCACCTGCCTGCGCCGGGTGCGGCGCCTGGTGGATGCAGGGGTGATCGAACGGCGAGTGGCCCTCCTCTCCAGCGAGCGGCTCGGCGCCGGCTTGACTGTGCTGGCCGAGGTGACGCTCGACCGCCAGGGTGCCGAGCACTTGGCCGCCTTCGAGGCCCGTGCCGTGGCCGACACCGCCGTGCAGCAGTGCTACCGCGTCTCGCCGGGGCCCGATTTCATGCTGGTGATGCAGGTGCCCGACATGGCGGGCTACCACACGCTGGTGCAGCGCCTCTTCACGCAAGACGCCAACGTGCGCAATGTGAAGGCCTTCTTCAGCGTGCACCGCGCGAAGTTCGAGCCGGCCATCGTGTTG
This genomic window contains:
- a CDS encoding slipin family protein, with the protein product MEFKRVTVKKNERGLLLRNGDFERVLQPGTHWLASGLDRLRVETFSIEQPAFTHPLSDYLLAKEPEVVEAEFVRVELTETQVGLRSENGVLVEVLAPATRLLYWKGLTDVDVEVIDITDTAELPAALVQRLTQTQLRSRAVAGLTGVLTVQVPEHAVGVLTVDGKVERLLPPGPHGFWKFNRTISVELVDLRLQALDVTGQEILTRDKVGLRLNLSATWRYANADAVLTAYTQLAKPAEHLYRELQFGLRAAVGTRTLDELLENKSVIDEVVSAHVRAKLSVYGLEIDGVGVKDIVLPGEMKTILAQVVEAGKAAEANVIRRREETAATRSLLNTAKVMEDNPTALRLKELETLERVAERIDKISVFGGLDQVLNGLVKLR
- a CDS encoding RtcB family protein, with protein sequence MEEPTHIHEDVPGGVPLKMWTHGVPVEDEAKRQLSNAARLPIVFKHIAAMPDVHLGIGATVGSVIPTVKAIIPAAVGVDIGCGMIACKTTLTAEDLPDNLGPLRSAIERAVPHGRQPGSRDPGAWQKPPGSVNTAWAQLEPEFTELCRDYPKIAKTNHIQHLGTLGTGNHFIEVCLDEQKFVWFMLHSGSRGVGNFIGTMFIELAKQDAMRHQANLPDRDLAYFEEGSRYFGDYVRAVGWAQKFAAINREVMMKRVIEAAKTVIRKNFQSHIEAVNCHHNYVQKERHFGEDVYVTRKGAVSAKAGQLGIIPGSMGARSYIVRGKGNADSFESCSHGAGRVMSRGEAKRRFTLADHRSATEGVECRKDKDVIDETPAAYKDIDAVMEAQRELVDVVHTLKQVVCVKG
- a CDS encoding ATP-binding protein; this translates as MHARPARPLRHRLILLAAVGLLPVSLLGAWGIWNAIQTQRQNLERSTLELSRALASAVESEIDATLRSLAAMARSRPLAEGNVAAFYEVAQSEAAARPAWAAVVLTNGQGEVLFNTGEAYGSRELRVVDPQSLAQVIRTGQPVVGALTFGPRQSGAFAVRWPIVVNGQLGYVLTAAVRPEPILDVLQKQSVPPGWVIAVFDSAQNRVARTREHQSRGPSPSLKALLAREVSSGSGLTQSLEGDDVYTGFTRLRDLGWTVAVGAPTAGPDQALATSLAWYVAGALATVLLCMALARRIADRITEDIHAVRDSAVLLGEGQPVAETHSEIDEIDQMARALRQASQRLSETTESMRQALSQATAAAQAKDQFLAVLGHELRNPLAPMLTALHLLNRKCDESTSREREIMGRQVAHMRRLVDDLLDVSRITRGKLEIRREPVNLFSVVERAVEAVQPAVEARHSRGVFVELPSRPLWVEGDETRLVQAVTNLLTNALRFGGESTIALSVSLDEMHRRARLCVEDQGEGMQAETLERVFEPFYQAPQTSERATGGLGLGLAIVRNIVQLHGGEVKAHSEGLQRGSRFTIELPTIEPPLSADTAPQRVATHGAGRVLVVDDNTDALDTAAELLRDAGHEVQTAGHPREALAAFASLQPEVVVLDIGLPEMDGYQLAQALRNASPDWRGRFIALTGYGQEPDKARAAAAGFSVHLTKPADPSALLHSVDMLLARPATGV
- a CDS encoding acylphosphatase, whose protein sequence is MSSAPGQPGTSIECWSARIRGRVQGVGYRDSCAREADRLGVKGWVRNRLDGSVEVLMLGSPAQLRNLAEWLHRGPPAARVDEVSVTPLPPPFPDCERFERKPTA
- the glmS gene encoding glutamine--fructose-6-phosphate transaminase (isomerizing), giving the protein MCGIVGAVSTKNIVPILIEGLKRLEYRGYDSCGVAVHQGGELRRARSTARVAELDARVAEDKIDSGTGIAHTRWATHGAPAEHNAHPHFSPGPQNKQGTDQSGVTAVGRIALVHNGIIENHDELRNELKTRGYVFDSQTDTEVIAHLVDHLYEGDLLAAVQQATLRLRGAYAIAVFCRDEPHRVIGAREGSPLVLGVGVGERKGDFFLASDAMALAGVTDQIAYLEEGDVVDLQLGKVWITARSHGGVMFKTVEREVRTVHVHTGAAELGPYRHYMQKEIFEQPRAIADTLDAVEAITPELFGDGAYRVFKDVDSVLILACGTSYYSGSVAKYWLESIAKIPTSVEIASEYRYRDSVPNPRTLVVTITQSGETADTLAALKHARSLGMKHTLTICNVATSAMVRECELAYITRAGAEIGVASTKAFSTQLVGLFLLTLALAQVRGHLSEQQELAHLKALRHLPVAVQAVLALEPQVIAWSEIFARKENALFLGRGLHYPIALEGALKLKEISYIHAEAYPAGELKHGPLALVTAEMPVVTVAPNDALLEKLKSNLQEVRARGGELFVFADADTHIESGEGLLVIRMPEHYGVLSPILHVVPLQLLAYHTACARGTDVDKPRNLAKSVTVE
- a CDS encoding Lrp/AsnC family transcriptional regulator, which produces MKETVSLDETDVRLLELLQRDASLSNQDLAAAAHTSPATCLRRVRRLVDAGVIERRVALLSSERLGAGLTVLAEVTLDRQGAEHLAAFEARAVADTAVQQCYRVSPGPDFMLVMQVPDMAGYHTLVQRLFTQDANVRNVKAFFSVHRAKFEPAIVLPAAPTRS